A section of the Syntrophales bacterium genome encodes:
- a CDS encoding N-acetylmuramoyl-L-alanine amidase, with translation MIPFPILKLIISSVILCFSLTQYTHAEVRAVVVIDAAHGGKDLGVRITEKIYEKDITLNLALMLQRELQKVPGINVILTRHSDIDVGLEDRLKIINNSSASAMISLHINAGFYRDAKGFEVYFPGFRHVKGGSGESADIISDMTRTKYLNESVRLAQKVLRSLDTVFPKEGRGLREAPIPLLERVTLPAVLVEVGFATNEGNRKKILDPKYQHEIARCLAKGFVEYLKR, from the coding sequence GTGATACCTTTTCCTATCCTGAAGTTGATTATTTCATCTGTTATTTTGTGCTTTTCCCTAACCCAGTATACCCATGCAGAGGTAAGAGCTGTTGTGGTTATTGATGCAGCTCATGGGGGAAAGGATTTAGGGGTTAGAATTACTGAGAAGATATACGAGAAGGACATAACTTTGAACTTAGCCCTAATGCTCCAGAGGGAGTTGCAGAAGGTTCCTGGTATTAATGTTATACTGACGAGACATTCGGATATAGACGTGGGATTGGAGGATAGGTTGAAGATTATTAATAACTCCTCCGCTAGTGCGATGATCAGTCTACACATCAATGCCGGTTTCTATCGCGATGCCAAAGGGTTTGAAGTTTACTTTCCCGGGTTCAGACATGTAAAGGGTGGAAGTGGTGAATCCGCGGACATAATAAGTGATATGACGCGTACGAAGTACCTCAATGAATCGGTTAGGCTTGCCCAGAAAGTGCTCAGGAGTCTAGATACGGTATTCCCCAAGGAAGGTCGGGGGTTAAGGGAGGCACCGATCCCTCTGCTGGAAAGAGTAACGTTGCCTGCAGTACTCGTTGAAGTTGGATTTGCCACGAATGAAGGGAATAGGAAGAAAATTCTTGATCCGAAATATCAACATGAAATTGCCAGATGCCTGGCAAAAGGGTTTGTAGAGTATCTTAAACGTTGA
- a CDS encoding XTP/dITP diphosphatase codes for MTIVLASRNEGKIKEIGFMLADLQVTVKSLRDYPDCPEIQEDGCTFYENALKKGLTVARYTREWVLADDSGLEVDALGGAPGVLSARFAGEGAKDEDNNRKLLEALRGVPFDKRGATFRCILVFIHPNGEHKTFEGRWRGVIAEEPRGNGGFGYDPLFYIPELGLTAAELPLEKKNRLSHRAQAVKQFKKYLQSFLKTNS; via the coding sequence ATGACGATAGTATTGGCATCCCGTAATGAGGGTAAAATAAAAGAAATAGGTTTCATGTTAGCCGATCTTCAGGTGACGGTTAAATCCCTAAGGGATTATCCTGACTGTCCGGAGATTCAAGAAGATGGATGTACGTTCTACGAAAACGCGCTCAAAAAAGGTTTAACAGTTGCCCGCTATACCAGGGAGTGGGTACTTGCAGATGATTCAGGACTGGAGGTAGATGCCCTTGGAGGAGCACCGGGTGTACTTTCTGCCCGATTCGCAGGTGAGGGTGCAAAGGATGAGGATAATAATAGAAAGCTTCTTGAGGCACTGAGGGGAGTTCCGTTTGATAAAAGGGGAGCAACTTTCCGTTGTATTTTGGTTTTTATTCATCCCAATGGTGAGCACAAAACATTCGAAGGTCGTTGGAGAGGTGTGATTGCGGAGGAACCACGGGGAAATGGAGGGTTTGGATACGATCCATTGTTTTACATCCCCGAGCTGGGTTTAACCGCAGCGGAGTTGCCTTTAGAGAAAAAAAACAGATTAAGTCACAGGGCTCAGGCGGTAAAACAATTCAAAAAATACTTGCAATCTTTTTTAAAGACTAATAGTTAA
- a CDS encoding 4-hydroxybutyryl-CoA dehydratase, translated as MALRTKEAYFDSIKKQKVELYALGEQIYDLTSHPLIKPALNAIGLVYELSLKEEYKNYLTVWSPFIKDTVNRFLHIMLDRDDLAKRFNMARYFVRKHGACIGARCVSTAALNSLYAVTFEMDRELGTPYHGRFLEFLKYVQKEDLAVCGAMMDVKGDRSLNPGSQSDPDSYVHIVENTEKGIVVKGAKASISGAAIANEIVVVPCTALGPGEESYAVSFAIPTDTPGVIHIAEAPAPNMRRLVGEEMDFGNAHYGVHGSTHVIFDNVFVPKDRVFMCGEWKFAGSLVNYFALLQRLATSGCKTGHRDLLIGASAVIAEYNGVGKARHIQEKLNELYFHSELSAGCALASVYKAFKSPSGVYFPDSLYINVAKLQGVKAIWDGTFKIADIAGGLVCTAPTARDFKHEKIGPILKKYLKAKNDVPTEHRIRMMRLIEYLSGQASVIPIESTHGAGSPQAQRIAIQSALSKVLDQLKRDARVMAGIETEV; from the coding sequence ATGGCTCTTAGAACTAAAGAAGCGTACTTCGACAGCATAAAAAAACAAAAAGTGGAACTCTACGCCTTAGGGGAACAGATCTACGACCTAACCTCTCATCCACTGATAAAGCCGGCGCTAAACGCCATCGGCCTTGTCTATGAACTCTCCCTTAAGGAGGAATACAAAAATTATCTGACGGTCTGGTCCCCATTTATTAAAGACACGGTAAACCGTTTCTTACACATTATGCTGGACAGGGATGACTTAGCAAAAAGGTTTAACATGGCGCGATATTTCGTGCGCAAACACGGTGCCTGCATTGGTGCTCGCTGTGTCAGTACCGCCGCATTAAACAGTCTTTACGCAGTCACGTTTGAAATGGACCGTGAATTGGGTACTCCATACCACGGCAGATTTCTGGAATTCCTAAAATACGTGCAGAAAGAAGATCTAGCCGTATGCGGAGCGATGATGGATGTAAAAGGAGACCGGAGCCTTAACCCAGGCAGTCAATCCGATCCCGATTCATACGTGCACATCGTAGAGAATACGGAGAAAGGTATTGTAGTAAAGGGAGCAAAAGCAAGTATATCAGGAGCTGCAATTGCCAACGAAATAGTCGTAGTACCCTGTACTGCCCTCGGACCCGGCGAGGAAAGCTACGCGGTGAGTTTTGCCATACCGACCGATACACCAGGTGTCATCCACATAGCCGAGGCACCAGCACCCAATATGAGACGTCTCGTGGGAGAGGAAATGGATTTCGGGAACGCTCACTACGGGGTACACGGATCAACACACGTAATTTTCGACAATGTCTTCGTGCCAAAAGATAGAGTTTTTATGTGTGGAGAGTGGAAATTCGCCGGTTCTCTTGTCAACTATTTCGCTCTTCTTCAAAGGCTAGCCACTTCGGGATGCAAAACGGGTCACAGAGATTTACTCATTGGGGCATCAGCCGTAATCGCTGAGTACAACGGGGTTGGTAAAGCTAGACATATACAGGAAAAACTTAACGAACTCTACTTCCATAGTGAGCTTTCAGCAGGATGCGCACTCGCCTCTGTATATAAAGCCTTTAAAAGCCCATCGGGCGTCTATTTCCCCGACTCCCTCTACATAAACGTCGCAAAATTGCAAGGTGTAAAGGCCATTTGGGATGGAACATTCAAGATTGCAGACATTGCAGGCGGTTTAGTGTGCACGGCACCTACCGCTCGAGATTTTAAGCATGAAAAAATCGGTCCTATTTTGAAAAAGTATCTAAAGGCGAAAAATGACGTTCCCACAGAACACCGTATAAGAATGATGAGACTGATTGAATATCTGAGTGGCCAAGCATCAGTGATCCCCATTGAATCAACCCACGGTGCAGGATCTCCCCAAGCCCAAAGAATTGCAATACAAAGTGCCCTCTCTAAAGTCCTCGATCAACTGAAAAGAGACGCCCGAGTAATGGCGGGTATAGAGACTGAAGTGTAA
- a CDS encoding 4Fe-4S dicluster domain-containing protein, giving the protein MLLSRRSFMTLSSSIFLSFVLGGGRVNAVGGQFATIIDITRCDGCKNEPVHWCVKACRDYNKNRFPEPKKPIPPYWPRDFYEDWSDKRDKVDTLTPYNWLFVQRVSIDSHEIYIPRRCMHCDNPPCVRGCPFGALTKQPEGNSVINDKLCFGGAKCRDVCPWHIPQRQAGVGIYLEILPKYAGGGVMYKCDLCKDRIKEGQEPACVIACRERLGEKAVFIFGERKHVFELAQRRVKEEGLCVYGKRENGGTSTLYLSQVPFEAINEGLKAKKERFMLPVGVENRVEKSFNPIGKVVLASGLISTVGAVVAAVLFKKSPQEAKHDEG; this is encoded by the coding sequence ATGCTACTCTCAAGAAGGAGTTTTATGACTTTGTCATCATCTATTTTTCTTTCCTTTGTTCTTGGCGGTGGGAGGGTGAATGCCGTTGGAGGGCAGTTCGCAACGATAATTGACATTACCAGATGTGATGGTTGTAAGAACGAACCAGTACATTGGTGTGTGAAGGCATGTAGAGACTATAATAAAAATAGATTTCCCGAACCAAAGAAACCGATCCCACCTTACTGGCCTAGAGATTTTTATGAGGACTGGTCAGATAAAAGGGATAAAGTTGACACTTTAACTCCTTACAATTGGCTGTTCGTTCAAAGAGTCAGTATAGATTCTCATGAGATATACATTCCAAGAAGGTGCATGCACTGCGATAATCCTCCATGCGTGAGGGGATGTCCTTTTGGTGCTTTGACAAAACAGCCGGAAGGCAATTCTGTGATAAACGACAAACTGTGTTTTGGGGGTGCAAAGTGCAGGGATGTATGCCCTTGGCATATACCGCAGAGACAGGCTGGTGTAGGGATCTATTTAGAGATTCTGCCAAAATATGCGGGCGGCGGGGTAATGTACAAATGTGACCTTTGCAAAGATAGAATAAAGGAAGGTCAGGAACCCGCTTGTGTCATAGCTTGTCGGGAAAGACTTGGTGAAAAAGCTGTGTTTATTTTTGGTGAAAGGAAGCATGTGTTCGAGCTTGCCCAGAGAAGAGTTAAAGAAGAGGGGTTGTGTGTATATGGAAAGAGAGAAAATGGTGGAACATCCACACTGTATCTTTCACAAGTCCCCTTTGAGGCTATAAATGAAGGTTTGAAAGCAAAAAAGGAGAGGTTTATGTTGCCTGTTGGGGTTGAAAACAGAGTTGAAAAATCCTTTAATCCCATTGGCAAAGTGGTTTTAGCTTCAGGATTAATCTCAACTGTGGGGGCAGTGGTTGCAGCAGTTTTGTTTAAGAAAAGTCCTCAGGAGGCAAAGCACGATGAAGGCTAA
- a CDS encoding cytochrome b/b6 domain-containing protein: MKAKIKRHSLIELLEHWSVAISGIVLLFTGLGCLPLYKRYFISEIPGLGWTADFNNVTMVHYVASIVFVSAVLFHIVFHGLRKEFGLLPKRGDVSRGLKVIKAMFGFGEEPPSEKYLPEQRIAYVGMGFVILVLTGTGIIKVLKNLEWVILPPMVETVNTLIHTLFGLLFMLAFVVHVGVVLLFKANWPLLRSMFTGYVDEEYVKHRHTLWYEELKKTTAKQ; encoded by the coding sequence ATGAAGGCTAAGATCAAAAGGCACTCTCTTATTGAGCTTTTAGAACACTGGAGCGTTGCTATTTCAGGTATAGTTCTTCTGTTTACCGGTCTTGGGTGTTTGCCTCTCTACAAGAGGTATTTTATTTCCGAAATTCCTGGGCTGGGATGGACAGCGGATTTTAACAATGTAACAATGGTTCACTATGTAGCTTCAATTGTTTTTGTATCTGCTGTGTTGTTTCATATAGTGTTTCATGGTTTGAGGAAAGAATTCGGTCTTCTACCGAAGAGGGGTGATGTTTCAAGAGGTCTTAAAGTTATTAAAGCAATGTTTGGTTTTGGTGAAGAACCACCTTCAGAAAAGTACCTTCCTGAACAAAGAATTGCCTATGTGGGAATGGGTTTTGTCATATTGGTTTTAACAGGAACGGGGATTATAAAGGTTTTAAAAAACCTGGAATGGGTCATTCTCCCACCAATGGTCGAAACAGTGAATACCCTTATACATACCTTGTTCGGTTTGCTTTTTATGTTAGCTTTTGTTGTTCATGTGGGTGTGGTTTTGCTTTTTAAGGCAAATTGGCCTCTTCTTAGGAGTATGTTTACAGGATACGTTGACGAAGAGTATGTGAAGCACAGACATACTTTGTGGTATGAAGAATTGAAAAAAACCACTGCTAAACAGTGA
- a CDS encoding class I SAM-dependent methyltransferase has protein sequence MEKPPWTVYACTKCGLGILYPQPTEDELKKIYAEEYFEEQYGKQIEPDSQEMKKRLRQEQHRLRFFRSFKRRGHILDIGCGMGYFLLACRNAGYEVTGLDVSEDAARFCQNKLKITVLVGNITKIDLPDKQFDVITMWHTLEHTHDPRGYLKKAHKLLKDDGIIVIDVPNYEGTDAKIAKEKWKGWQLPFHLYHFTPGSILELLRQEGFVPLKTKNYLSEEWKERLMRLPLGFIYARPIARLFSGHSFAVLAKKNI, from the coding sequence GTGGAAAAGCCACCTTGGACCGTTTACGCATGCACAAAGTGCGGTCTCGGCATTCTTTATCCCCAACCTACAGAAGACGAACTAAAAAAAATATACGCCGAGGAATACTTCGAAGAACAATACGGTAAACAGATCGAGCCTGATTCGCAAGAAATGAAAAAACGACTCCGACAAGAGCAGCACCGTTTACGTTTCTTCAGAAGTTTCAAAAGGAGAGGCCATATCCTCGATATTGGATGTGGCATGGGATATTTTCTTCTTGCTTGCCGCAATGCCGGATATGAGGTAACGGGTTTGGACGTTTCTGAAGATGCGGCAAGATTCTGTCAGAATAAGTTAAAAATAACCGTTTTAGTTGGCAACATAACAAAAATAGACCTTCCAGATAAGCAGTTTGACGTGATCACAATGTGGCACACCCTCGAACACACCCACGACCCCAGAGGATACTTAAAAAAAGCACATAAATTGCTAAAAGATGACGGGATTATTGTAATAGATGTACCGAACTACGAGGGAACGGATGCTAAAATCGCAAAAGAAAAATGGAAGGGTTGGCAACTTCCCTTCCACCTGTATCATTTCACCCCCGGCTCTATTCTCGAGCTTCTCAGACAGGAAGGATTCGTGCCTTTAAAAACAAAAAATTATCTTTCCGAAGAATGGAAAGAAAGACTCATGCGTTTGCCCCTGGGCTTCATCTATGCGAGACCTATAGCAAGATTATTCTCAGGCCACAGTTTCGCGGTACTCGCAAAAAAGAACATATGA
- a CDS encoding PLAT/LH2 domain-containing protein, with protein MRRFVCFFMIMLVVFITMTPSFATVTDKREKKRPSTPGDSVQSDQSKGQDKRVPSVTTPSEWRKKEGSGSAPPQSMHVYEITFVTGDVEGAGTDANVYITLHGDLGISPEIKAPSGNIDLFERNSWNKIYFSLDRNYGSIHTIRLRHDNTGKKPGWYVTLIRVRNLEQGGEDVFLIDRWLARDEGDGKIDITVQRSNAKTMVITPPFSREFKWTKEPGVAYAWARAYRTNGWFNFYADAFVGGSAAEAGQCADFYTNTSVPVAIRTDLTYVGGPINFGIASFSELQSRIYFNGSVNSSDIKAAFSGSTVKDKIKKVIALVNDSPDFSPPFEEFVNRMNESRSYAKLASSFQQLRNSKEAIGLVLYKTGKTKVGNNSVCATMRSNTGAVLTGSSVIIAAGIVESFEIIGVPK; from the coding sequence ATGAGAAGATTTGTGTGCTTTTTCATGATTATGCTGGTCGTTTTTATAACGATGACACCATCTTTTGCAACCGTTACGGACAAAAGGGAGAAAAAGAGGCCGTCAACTCCTGGTGACTCTGTGCAATCTGATCAGTCAAAAGGACAGGATAAAAGGGTGCCTTCTGTAACGACCCCGTCTGAATGGAGAAAAAAGGAAGGATCAGGATCTGCACCACCTCAGTCTATGCATGTGTATGAAATCACTTTTGTTACTGGAGATGTAGAGGGTGCGGGTACTGATGCGAACGTTTACATTACCCTTCATGGCGATTTGGGCATTTCGCCTGAAATAAAGGCACCATCGGGTAACATTGACTTATTTGAACGCAATTCATGGAATAAAATATATTTCAGTCTCGATAGGAACTACGGATCAATTCATACGATAAGGCTAAGGCATGATAACACCGGGAAAAAACCAGGATGGTACGTCACACTTATCAGGGTTAGGAATCTAGAACAGGGAGGGGAAGACGTCTTTTTGATTGACCGGTGGCTAGCGCGAGATGAAGGTGACGGAAAAATCGATATTACTGTCCAACGTTCAAATGCAAAAACTATGGTGATAACTCCTCCCTTCAGCAGGGAGTTCAAATGGACTAAGGAACCGGGTGTTGCGTATGCATGGGCTCGTGCTTACAGAACAAATGGATGGTTCAATTTCTATGCAGATGCATTTGTTGGAGGTTCTGCGGCAGAAGCCGGACAATGTGCTGATTTTTACACAAATACAAGCGTTCCAGTAGCCATAAGAACAGATCTCACCTATGTTGGAGGCCCAATTAATTTTGGTATTGCGAGTTTCTCAGAACTTCAGTCAAGGATCTATTTTAACGGATCTGTGAATAGCTCTGATATTAAAGCAGCTTTTTCAGGAAGCACTGTAAAGGACAAGATAAAGAAAGTTATCGCTCTTGTAAATGATTCCCCCGATTTCTCGCCTCCATTTGAAGAGTTCGTAAATAGGATGAACGAGTCTAGATCTTATGCGAAACTAGCAAGTTCTTTCCAGCAACTTAGGAATTCCAAAGAGGCAATAGGACTCGTCCTTTACAAGACTGGAAAAACAAAGGTTGGGAATAACTCCGTGTGTGCCACGATGCGCTCGAATACGGGTGCTGTTCTAACAGGTTCAAGTGTAATAATTGCGGCCGGTATAGTGGAGAGCTTTGAAATCATCGGGGTACCAAAGTGA
- the trmFO gene encoding methylenetetrahydrofolate--tRNA-(uracil(54)-C(5))-methyltransferase (FADH(2)-oxidizing) TrmFO, with the protein MFTQKVHIIGGGLAGCEAAWQLAKRGHKVLLYERKPLSYSPAHKSPHLAELVCSNSLRAASIENAVGLLKEEMRRLGSLFMEAADATAVPAGKALAVDRDAFSKYIENRLMELSLITIIREEVTEIPSEGIVILAPGPLPLDALARAIEQLTGSSYLYFYDAISPIVEAHSINMRRVFKASRYGEGTEEDGDYINCPLSEEEYLRFREEVLRADKMPLREFELPIYLESCLPIEVLAERGVLTLAHGPMKPVGLIDPRTGKQPFAVVQLRKENREGTMYNMVGFQTRLTWPEQKRIFRMIPGLENAEFARLGSIHRNTFINSPALLTDHLQLKKQKRIYFAGQISGVEGYVESAAMGGLAGIFVAAEIEGFELPTPPRTTAHGALIHYLTTANPKNFQPMNVNFGLFPPLPRKISHHSRGKFYSDRALKDWQEWLTEIRP; encoded by the coding sequence ATGTTCACACAGAAAGTTCACATCATTGGTGGTGGTCTCGCTGGATGCGAAGCTGCATGGCAGCTTGCCAAAAGAGGACATAAAGTTCTACTTTATGAAAGGAAGCCCCTGAGTTATTCACCTGCGCATAAATCTCCTCACCTTGCAGAACTGGTCTGCAGTAACTCCCTAAGGGCGGCTTCGATAGAAAACGCTGTGGGTCTTTTAAAAGAAGAGATGCGCAGACTTGGTTCTCTTTTTATGGAAGCCGCAGATGCTACCGCTGTTCCTGCCGGAAAGGCGCTTGCTGTTGATAGAGATGCTTTCTCTAAATACATCGAAAATCGCCTGATGGAACTATCACTAATAACGATAATTAGAGAGGAAGTGACAGAAATCCCATCCGAGGGAATTGTAATTCTTGCCCCTGGACCCTTACCATTGGATGCCCTTGCCAGAGCTATAGAACAACTCACGGGAAGCAGTTACCTGTATTTCTACGATGCGATATCGCCAATAGTGGAAGCCCATTCAATTAATATGCGCAGAGTATTCAAAGCCTCCCGATACGGTGAAGGGACTGAAGAAGATGGTGACTATATTAACTGCCCTCTCAGCGAGGAGGAGTACCTCCGCTTTCGCGAAGAGGTGCTAAGAGCAGATAAGATGCCCCTTCGTGAATTCGAGCTTCCCATTTATCTTGAGAGCTGCCTGCCGATCGAAGTACTTGCCGAAAGGGGGGTACTTACACTGGCACACGGTCCTATGAAACCAGTGGGTCTTATTGATCCAAGAACAGGAAAGCAACCTTTTGCTGTCGTTCAGCTAAGAAAGGAAAACAGGGAAGGCACCATGTACAACATGGTTGGTTTTCAGACGCGACTTACCTGGCCAGAACAAAAAAGAATTTTCCGAATGATTCCTGGACTTGAAAATGCTGAATTTGCCAGGTTAGGTAGCATTCACCGCAATACTTTTATCAATTCGCCAGCCCTGCTTACAGATCATCTACAGCTGAAAAAACAAAAACGCATCTATTTTGCCGGTCAGATTTCAGGCGTTGAGGGTTATGTGGAATCAGCGGCAATGGGTGGACTGGCAGGTATTTTTGTAGCTGCTGAAATTGAAGGGTTCGAACTGCCTACTCCACCCAGAACCACAGCTCACGGGGCACTCATACATTACTTAACCACAGCAAATCCCAAGAACTTTCAACCCATGAATGTCAACTTCGGCCTCTTCCCCCCCTTACCTAGGAAAATTAGTCACCATTCAAGGGGCAAATTTTACAGTGACCGCGCCCTTAAAGACTGGCAAGAGTGGCTCACCGAGATAAGACCGTGA
- the topA gene encoding type I DNA topoisomerase, which produces MPNSLIIVESPTKVKTIRKIVGNDFDVRATMGHIKDLPKKSLGIDINNGFEPKYTTIEGRRKVVEELRKAARGVDHIYLAPDPDREGEAIAWHVAHEVGGNGKVIHRVLFNDLTKKTVLEALKNPRSLDVNKYEAQQTRRILDRLVGYKISPLLWEKIKMGLSAGRVQSVAVRLICEREEEIRAFKPEEYWNIFAKLEAQNPPPLEAKLIRIDRKKARVQNAEEAQRITEEVKNLTFTVLKVDRRETKRSPQPPFTTSKLQQEAARALGFSAKKTMNLAQRLYEGVELGPEGSVGLITYMRTDSVRTADEALEEVREYIKANYNSEFLPPKPVIYKNPSTAQDAHEAIRPASLKYKPQDIKKYLSTDLYRLYLLIWNRFIASQMTPALFDQTTIDCIGGPYIFRAQGSIMKFPGYTVIYRESKDENEKDEKEEYEDLLPECSPGETLKLLQIRTEQKFTQPPPRYSEATLVKELEEKGIGRPSTYATILSTIQERHYVRLENGRFVPTELGMLVTKILVEHFPRIIDVSFTAQMENELDQIEEGKLSRIETLTRFYNTFEQELKKAEETIQKIKLKGTPVEITCDKCAHKMTIKWGKNGEFLACSNFPKCRNTMNFTRDSQGNIVPEKTENIETEHKCDKCGKPIILKKSRFGTFLGCSGYPDCKNVVSLKQKQNVQAEQSETCELCGRPFVLRRSRFGTFLGCSGYPECKNIKKIT; this is translated from the coding sequence ATGCCCAACTCTCTTATTATTGTTGAATCCCCAACAAAAGTTAAAACTATAAGAAAAATTGTCGGAAATGATTTCGATGTCCGGGCAACGATGGGGCACATAAAGGATCTGCCAAAGAAAAGCTTGGGCATAGATATCAACAACGGATTTGAACCAAAATACACAACCATCGAGGGTAGAAGAAAAGTTGTAGAAGAACTAAGAAAGGCAGCACGCGGTGTGGATCACATTTACCTGGCACCGGATCCCGACAGGGAGGGGGAAGCCATAGCCTGGCACGTAGCTCATGAAGTGGGCGGCAATGGCAAAGTCATCCATCGTGTGCTGTTCAACGATCTAACAAAGAAAACAGTACTAGAAGCACTTAAAAACCCCCGTTCCCTAGATGTGAATAAATATGAAGCGCAACAGACAAGAAGGATACTCGACCGGTTGGTGGGTTACAAGATAAGCCCTCTTCTGTGGGAAAAAATAAAGATGGGTCTCTCTGCAGGCAGAGTCCAATCTGTAGCGGTTCGCTTGATCTGCGAACGAGAGGAAGAGATACGTGCTTTCAAACCTGAGGAGTACTGGAATATATTTGCCAAGCTGGAAGCTCAAAACCCACCACCCCTCGAAGCAAAACTCATCAGAATAGACAGAAAGAAAGCCAGAGTTCAAAACGCCGAAGAAGCACAACGCATCACAGAAGAGGTAAAAAACCTCACATTTACAGTTCTTAAAGTTGACCGCAGAGAAACAAAACGCTCTCCGCAACCGCCATTCACAACAAGCAAACTGCAGCAGGAAGCGGCAAGAGCTCTTGGATTTTCGGCAAAAAAAACCATGAACCTCGCACAACGTTTATATGAAGGTGTGGAATTGGGACCGGAAGGTTCAGTGGGGCTCATAACTTACATGAGAACGGATTCGGTGCGAACTGCCGATGAAGCGTTGGAAGAGGTTCGAGAATACATAAAGGCAAACTACAACTCAGAGTTCTTACCGCCAAAACCCGTCATTTACAAGAACCCATCAACAGCACAGGATGCACATGAGGCGATAAGACCAGCGTCTTTGAAATATAAACCCCAGGACATAAAAAAGTACCTCTCCACGGATCTCTACCGCCTCTACCTCCTCATATGGAACAGATTCATCGCCAGCCAGATGACCCCGGCTCTGTTTGACCAGACAACGATCGATTGTATAGGTGGACCTTACATTTTCAGAGCTCAGGGATCCATCATGAAGTTTCCGGGATACACAGTCATTTATCGGGAAAGCAAGGATGAAAATGAGAAAGATGAAAAAGAAGAATACGAGGATCTCCTTCCCGAGTGCAGCCCTGGTGAAACACTGAAGCTTCTTCAAATCAGAACGGAACAGAAATTCACCCAGCCGCCTCCACGCTACTCAGAAGCTACTCTTGTTAAGGAGCTTGAAGAAAAGGGCATAGGTCGGCCAAGCACTTATGCTACCATTTTAAGTACAATCCAAGAGCGCCATTATGTGCGTCTGGAAAATGGCAGGTTTGTACCAACAGAGCTAGGGATGCTCGTGACTAAGATTTTAGTGGAACACTTTCCCCGTATTATAGATGTATCTTTCACAGCCCAGATGGAAAACGAACTTGACCAGATAGAGGAAGGAAAACTTTCGCGTATCGAAACACTCACACGTTTCTACAACACCTTTGAACAAGAACTGAAAAAAGCTGAGGAAACAATCCAAAAGATAAAGCTTAAAGGAACACCGGTTGAAATAACGTGCGACAAATGTGCTCACAAAATGACAATAAAATGGGGTAAAAACGGGGAATTTCTTGCGTGTTCTAATTTCCCAAAGTGTCGTAACACTATGAATTTCACACGTGACAGTCAGGGAAATATTGTGCCGGAAAAAACGGAGAACATAGAAACGGAACACAAATGCGATAAATGTGGAAAACCGATTATACTAAAGAAAAGTCGCTTTGGAACCTTTCTGGGATGCAGTGGTTATCCAGATTGCAAAAACGTGGTCAGCCTAAAACAGAAGCAAAATGTCCAAGCTGAGCAAAGCGAAACGTGTGAGCTGTGTGGCCGTCCCTTTGTATTGAGGAGAAGCCGTTTCGGGACTTTTCTTGGATGCAGCGGCTATCCTGAGTGCAAGAACATAAAAAAGATAACCTAA